The following nucleotide sequence is from Natronorubrum aibiense.
CAGTTCGGTGTTCGTCTGCACTTCCTGCATTACGAATCTGGAGGACGTTTCGTTGACGCCATCGATCGCAATGATTTCGTCGATAAGCTGGTTCATCTGGTCGCGGTCTTGCACGCGGGAGCGGACGAGAAAGTCGATGTCGCCCATCGTGTAGTAGACATCTACGATCCCGTCGATGTCGACCAGTTGACTGCCGATTTCGTCGGCGTATCCTTGTTCGTGTGTGACGGAAACCTCTGTGAGGACGGTCATGTCCATTCCGAGCGCGTGGGGATCGATCGTCACGGACGGCTTCGTGATGACCCCATTCTCTTTTAGCTTCTTCATCCGGTAGTGGATCGTCGATTTCGAAATATCGAGTTCGGCCGAGAGCTCTTCGAGGCTCCGCTCGTAATCGCGCTCAACAGCTTCCAAAATTTTCAGGTCGGTTTCGTCGAGGTCCGTATTCATTGGTACATGTCAGTCGCGTTTCGATAGCTATGTGACTGTCGTTTCACGCGCTATTGAACGTGGAAACGGCGCCGGATCCACCCGAGACGGTACACAGGCCGGAAGAACGCGCCTGTGGCTGTCCTCGGCTGAACGGAACGTCGTCCAACAACCCCTTCGGACGTTCGTTCAGCGGTTCATCGCCCCGTCAGACACTTCGAGCGCGTCGTCGAGGACCTCGATGGCCTCGTCGATGTCGTCCTCAGTAATCGTCAGTGGTGGCGCAATGATTAGGGTGTTGATCATGTTCGCGATGTAGACGCCGCGGTCGGCGGCCGCCGCGGCGACGTCGTCGACGACGGTCGATCCTGTCGAGATCTTGTCCTCTCGCTCGCCGAAGGGGACGCGCTCGTCGGGGTCTTTCGTCAGTTCGATCCCGCGGAAGAGGCCGACACCCCGCGTGTCACCGACGCTCGGATGCGCGTCGGCCAGTTCCTCGAGTCGCTGCCCGAGATAGTCGCCGACGTCACTGGCGTGTTCGATGAGATTCTCTTCCTGATAGGTCTCGATGGCGGCGAGACCGGCGGCACAGGCGACGGGATGGCCCGCGTAGGTGTGGCCATGACAGAACATCTCGTCTTCGAAGTGGTCGGCGATTTCCGGCGTGACGATCGTCGCGCCGAGGGGCACGTACGCACCCGAGAGGCCCTTGGCCATCGTCATAATATCAGGCTGGACGTCGAAGACATCAGAGCCGAACCACTCGCCGGTGCGGCCAAAGCCGGCCATGACTTCGTCACAGATCAACAGCGCACCGTGGTCGTGGGCGATCTCTTTGAGCCGTGGCAGGTACTCGTCAGGCGGAACGAGAATGCCGTTCGAACCGACGACGGGTTCGACGAGGATCGCCGCGACCGTGTCGCCCTCGAGCATCAGCATCTCGTCGATGTACTCGAGGCTCTCCATCGGCTCGAGCGTCGAGCCGTAGGCGTACGGATCGGGGGCTTTGATTGCACCGGGAACGCCGGGTTCGGCCATCAGCCGTCGGGGATCGCCCGTAACGCTGATCGAGCCGGCGGTGGCACCGTGGTAGGAGCGGTACCGCGAGATGATCTTTTGTTTCCCCGTGTACATGCGGGCGATCTTGATCGCAGCCTCGACGGCTTCCGTCCCACTCGTCGAGAAGAACGTCTTCGAAAGGTCACCCGGCGTCACTTCGGCGAGTTTCTCGCCGAGTTTCGCACGCGCTTCGGTCGCAAAGCCGGGCGCGAAGTACGCCCCTTCGTGGGCCTGTTCTGCGATCGCATCGGCGACGGCGTCGGCCGAGTGGCCGAGGTTCGAACACATGAGTTGGCCCGAAAAATCGATCCACTCGTTCTCGTGTGCGTCCCGAAATCGGACCCCATCGCCGCCGACGATCTCTGTCGGTTCGACTTCGCTCTGGTAGGACCACGTGCCGAAGACGTACTCCTTGTCGAGTTTCTCGACGTCGGTGCGGCCGTCCTCGTCCGTCGATTGTGTTTGTTCTGTCATGCTCTACCATCCCAATAGGACACCAGTATAATAGTCTTTTCGAGAGGAAGCCGGTTTAGTAGTCTACTGTCTAGGATATCTTCGAGAGTTAGGAGTTTATTTATGAAAACTCGAATTTAGTGGGAAACCATCCGCTAACACCGAAGTATTTATTTCCTAGTCCACGAGAGACACTCTATGGTCGAAGTAGCCCCACCAGATGGAGACACCGAGGTCAAAAACTACGTCAACGGCACGTGGAAAACTGCTGATGGTTCTGAACACAACACACTCACG
It contains:
- a CDS encoding aminotransferase family protein; this translates as MTEQTQSTDEDGRTDVEKLDKEYVFGTWSYQSEVEPTEIVGGDGVRFRDAHENEWIDFSGQLMCSNLGHSADAVADAIAEQAHEGAYFAPGFATEARAKLGEKLAEVTPGDLSKTFFSTSGTEAVEAAIKIARMYTGKQKIISRYRSYHGATAGSISVTGDPRRLMAEPGVPGAIKAPDPYAYGSTLEPMESLEYIDEMLMLEGDTVAAILVEPVVGSNGILVPPDEYLPRLKEIAHDHGALLICDEVMAGFGRTGEWFGSDVFDVQPDIMTMAKGLSGAYVPLGATIVTPEIADHFEDEMFCHGHTYAGHPVACAAGLAAIETYQEENLIEHASDVGDYLGQRLEELADAHPSVGDTRGVGLFRGIELTKDPDERVPFGEREDKISTGSTVVDDVAAAAADRGVYIANMINTLIIAPPLTITEDDIDEAIEVLDDALEVSDGAMNR
- a CDS encoding Lrp/AsnC family transcriptional regulator, which translates into the protein MNTDLDETDLKILEAVERDYERSLEELSAELDISKSTIHYRMKKLKENGVITKPSVTIDPHALGMDMTVLTEVSVTHEQGYADEIGSQLVDIDGIVDVYYTMGDIDFLVRSRVQDRDQMNQLIDEIIAIDGVNETSSRFVMQEVQTNTELMSMLSDEMRENILQAE